In Halobaculum limi, one DNA window encodes the following:
- a CDS encoding DUF1328 domain-containing protein, whose product MTLDLLPVVTPTASVLAPLQFFSGEFLQYAIVFFVLALVAAVVGARGVAGVSMTIAKWLVIVFIVLAVISLVL is encoded by the coding sequence ATGACACTTGATCTCTTGCCAGTCGTAACACCGACAGCGTCGGTACTCGCCCCGCTCCAGTTCTTCTCCGGGGAGTTTCTCCAGTATGCGATCGTGTTCTTCGTCCTGGCACTCGTCGCCGCGGTCGTCGGCGCGCGAGGGGTCGCCGGAGTGAGTATGACGATCGCGAAGTGGCTCGTGATCGTGTTCATCGTACTCGCCGTTATTTCGCTCGTCCTCTAG
- a CDS encoding amidase yields MTTDRSGEGLAALASDLRTGERGPMRYIGTVRDRIDARDGDIRAWVDDGKSRAWLTAEADALTERYPEPTGSSSDEPTRPPLFGVPVGVKDIFHIDGLPTRAGSSLPADALAGPEATAVRRLRAAGALVAGKTHTTEFAYFAPGPTRNPHDLDHTPGGSSSGSAAAVANGTTPLALGTQTVGSVIRPAAFCGVVGFKPSYGRIPTDGVIPLSASVDHVGTFTRDVDGTALAASVLIDDWAGVPGAADDDAADTRPTLGVPVGPYRDQATEAGERAFRAALDSLERAGYDLVCVEAFPDIDEVNERHNDLVASEAALAHGEWYDAYPDRYADATAELIEEGRASPVSTLVRGRRGRSALRESLAAIATQAGIDAWVAPAAPGPAPAGTDDTGDPVMNLPWTHAGLPTVGLPAGTVDDLPVGVQVATGFGHDERLLAWASALADVVADAA; encoded by the coding sequence ATGACCACCGACCGTTCGGGTGAGGGATTGGCCGCCCTCGCCAGCGACCTTCGAACTGGCGAACGCGGCCCGATGCGATATATCGGAACCGTCCGTGACCGAATCGACGCCCGCGACGGCGACATCCGTGCGTGGGTCGACGACGGGAAGTCCAGAGCGTGGCTGACCGCCGAAGCAGACGCGCTGACGGAGCGATACCCCGAGCCAACGGGGAGCAGTAGCGACGAGCCAACTCGCCCACCGCTGTTCGGCGTTCCCGTCGGCGTCAAGGATATCTTCCATATCGACGGCCTGCCGACCCGTGCTGGGTCGTCGCTGCCGGCGGATGCGCTCGCCGGGCCCGAGGCCACCGCCGTGAGACGGCTTCGCGCAGCAGGCGCACTCGTCGCCGGTAAGACGCACACGACCGAGTTCGCGTACTTCGCGCCTGGCCCGACGCGAAACCCCCACGACCTCGACCACACACCCGGTGGATCCTCCAGCGGGTCGGCCGCCGCCGTCGCGAACGGGACGACGCCGCTCGCACTCGGCACCCAGACCGTCGGCTCTGTCATCCGGCCCGCTGCGTTCTGCGGCGTCGTCGGCTTCAAACCGTCGTACGGTCGGATCCCGACGGACGGAGTGATCCCGCTGTCGGCGTCGGTCGATCACGTCGGTACGTTCACTCGCGACGTGGACGGAACAGCGCTCGCGGCGTCGGTACTCATCGACGACTGGGCAGGCGTCCCCGGAGCCGCAGACGACGACGCCGCCGACACGCGACCCACGCTCGGGGTGCCAGTCGGACCGTACCGCGACCAAGCCACCGAAGCCGGCGAGCGAGCGTTCCGTGCAGCACTCGACTCGCTGGAACGGGCGGGTTACGACCTTGTGTGCGTCGAAGCGTTCCCCGACATCGACGAGGTGAACGAACGGCACAACGACCTCGTTGCGAGCGAGGCCGCCCTCGCCCACGGCGAGTGGTACGACGCGTACCCCGACCGCTACGCCGACGCGACCGCCGAGTTGATCGAAGAGGGACGAGCCAGCCCCGTCTCGACGCTCGTGCGCGGTCGTCGCGGACGGTCGGCGCTTCGTGAGTCGCTCGCGGCGATTGCGACTCAAGCGGGCATCGACGCCTGGGTCGCCCCCGCCGCGCCCGGCCCCGCACCCGCCGGTACCGACGACACCGGCGACCCTGTGATGAACCTCCCGTGGACGCACGCCGGCCTGCCGACGGTCGGCCTCCCCGCAGGCACCGTCGACGACCTGCCGGTCGGTGTCCAAGTCGCCACGGGATTCGGTCACGACGAACGACTGCTCGCGTGGGCGAGTGCCCTCGCCGACGTGGTCGCGGACGCCGCCTGA
- a CDS encoding DUF7563 family protein, translated as MPECNNCGGFVTERYVRVFAPNELETVRVCPNCEDKLRDGAEIREARSKRS; from the coding sequence ATGCCGGAGTGCAACAACTGTGGTGGGTTCGTGACGGAGCGGTACGTTCGGGTGTTCGCACCCAACGAACTGGAGACAGTTCGCGTCTGCCCGAACTGCGAGGACAAACTCCGTGACGGCGCCGAGATACGCGAAGCGCGCTCGAAGCGGAGTTAA
- a CDS encoding metal-dependent hydrolase family protein: MHVLRNGTIVDADGTLEADVAIEDGEIVAVGDVGRGDSETDVSGQFVAPGLIDSHVHLMMDGRADVATAQDESEFDHAYIAAQNLRKTVESGVTTVRDLGAQGTLALDAGMAVEEGRLVGPRVLACGQNVIMTGGHGHWFGREADGPDEVRKAAREQLKRGADVVKCMATGGVLTEGAQTGAPELTYEELSALVDAAGAKGVPTAAHAHGKQGILNAVDAGITSIEHGTFMDREAANAMAAEDTYWVPTASALRNIVDNPDAGIPRDAMEKATEAADEFESSFDHALDAGVDIAMGTDAGTPFNYFQNIPDEMAYMVEFGMTPEEALEAATLTAADLLGLDDVGMIEQDYRADLVVLDENPAEDVDAWQSPAAVFVDGDQVV, encoded by the coding sequence ATGCACGTACTCAGAAACGGGACGATCGTCGACGCCGATGGCACACTCGAGGCCGACGTCGCCATCGAGGACGGCGAAATCGTCGCCGTCGGTGACGTGGGGCGCGGCGACTCCGAGACGGACGTGAGCGGGCAGTTCGTCGCGCCGGGGTTGATCGACTCCCACGTCCACCTGATGATGGACGGGCGGGCCGACGTCGCGACCGCACAGGACGAAAGCGAGTTCGACCACGCGTACATCGCCGCACAGAACCTCCGGAAAACCGTCGAATCGGGCGTGACGACCGTCCGTGACTTGGGAGCACAGGGGACGCTCGCCCTCGACGCCGGGATGGCCGTCGAGGAGGGTCGCCTCGTCGGCCCCCGCGTCTTGGCGTGTGGACAGAACGTCATCATGACTGGCGGCCACGGCCACTGGTTCGGCCGCGAGGCCGACGGTCCCGACGAGGTTCGCAAGGCCGCCCGGGAGCAACTCAAACGCGGCGCGGACGTAGTGAAGTGTATGGCGACCGGCGGCGTCCTCACCGAGGGCGCACAGACGGGCGCACCCGAACTCACCTACGAGGAACTGTCGGCACTCGTCGACGCCGCGGGCGCGAAGGGCGTCCCGACGGCCGCCCACGCACACGGCAAGCAGGGCATCCTCAACGCCGTCGACGCGGGCATCACCAGCATCGAACACGGGACGTTCATGGACCGGGAGGCCGCGAACGCGATGGCCGCCGAGGACACCTACTGGGTGCCGACCGCCTCCGCCCTCCGCAACATCGTCGACAATCCGGACGCGGGCATCCCGCGCGACGCGATGGAGAAGGCCACCGAGGCCGCCGACGAGTTCGAGTCGTCGTTCGACCACGCCCTCGACGCTGGCGTCGACATCGCGATGGGGACCGACGCCGGAACGCCGTTCAACTACTTCCAGAACATCCCCGACGAGATGGCGTACATGGTCGAGTTCGGAATGACGCCCGAGGAAGCACTCGAAGCGGCGACGCTCACCGCCGCCGACCTCCTCGGCTTGGACGACGTCGGAATGATCGAACAGGACTACCGCGCGGACCTGGTCGTCCTCGACGAGAACCCGGCCGAGGACGTCGACGCGTGGCAGTCGCCCGCAGCGGTGTTCGTCGACGGCGACCAAGTCGTCTGA
- a CDS encoding ABC transporter substrate-binding protein — protein MARKIDRRDVLKGAGTAGVVGLAGCITQNSGGGETDSGGMEETESGDMEDTESSDSGSMRTIKHSVLMPITGDLGSLGGPIRDGGTLPVKQLEAAGDMPVAFDQTVEDTQTDPQAGIQAANALANAGYPTVTGPASSGVNLQVTRQVFIPNSMVGCSPSSTSPNVTNLDDDDLIFRTAPSDALQGQVMAQVADGELGNSTASIMYVNNDYGQALADSFESAFVDNYSGSVQASVAFEQEQSSYTSPLSTAMNDSPSMLVVIGYPASGIQIFRDFYANYNNDTDVLVTDGLVDPTLPDEVGNDMANVFATTPQATGPGQEEFASLYEDEYDRAPGVFNAHAYDASAVCLLANAKAGSNDGDAIKAEMRAVANPNDGLEVTPGNLAEGLQAVLDGEDVYYSGASSSVDFDENGDMTAVTYAFLQYNTEMDGNVETISTIDFSA, from the coding sequence ATGGCACGCAAGATCGATCGCCGTGACGTTCTGAAAGGAGCGGGAACGGCAGGCGTTGTCGGATTAGCTGGCTGTATCACGCAGAACTCCGGAGGCGGCGAAACCGACTCGGGTGGGATGGAGGAAACTGAATCCGGAGATATGGAGGACACTGAGTCGTCCGATTCCGGGTCGATGCGGACGATCAAACACTCCGTGTTGATGCCGATCACCGGTGACCTCGGGTCGCTCGGCGGCCCCATCCGCGACGGTGGAACCCTCCCGGTCAAGCAGTTAGAGGCGGCCGGCGATATGCCGGTCGCGTTCGACCAGACCGTCGAGGACACGCAGACTGACCCCCAAGCCGGGATCCAGGCGGCGAACGCCCTCGCGAACGCCGGCTATCCGACGGTCACCGGCCCCGCGTCCTCAGGTGTGAACCTGCAGGTCACCCGGCAGGTGTTCATCCCGAACAGTATGGTCGGCTGTTCACCGTCGTCAACGTCACCAAACGTGACGAACCTCGACGACGACGACCTCATCTTCCGCACCGCACCCTCCGACGCCCTGCAAGGGCAGGTGATGGCGCAGGTCGCCGACGGCGAACTCGGTAACTCCACCGCCTCCATCATGTACGTCAACAACGACTACGGGCAGGCGCTGGCCGACTCGTTCGAATCGGCGTTCGTCGACAACTACTCCGGCAGCGTACAGGCGTCGGTTGCCTTCGAACAGGAGCAGTCGAGTTACACCTCTCCGCTGTCGACGGCGATGAACGACTCGCCGAGTATGCTCGTGGTCATCGGCTACCCCGCTTCGGGGATCCAGATCTTCCGCGACTTCTACGCCAACTACAACAACGACACCGACGTCCTCGTGACCGACGGCCTGGTCGACCCGACGCTCCCCGACGAGGTCGGGAACGATATGGCGAACGTCTTCGCGACGACGCCGCAGGCGACCGGTCCCGGACAAGAAGAGTTCGCCTCGCTGTACGAAGACGAGTACGACCGCGCACCCGGCGTGTTCAACGCCCACGCGTACGACGCGTCGGCGGTGTGTCTGCTCGCGAACGCCAAGGCGGGATCCAACGACGGCGACGCCATCAAAGCGGAGATGCGTGCCGTCGCCAACCCCAACGACGGGTTGGAGGTTACCCCGGGCAACTTGGCCGAAGGGTTGCAGGCCGTCCTCGACGGTGAGGACGTGTACTACTCCGGTGCCTCCTCGTCGGTCGACTTCGACGAGAACGGAGACATGACGGCAGTCACGTACGCGTTCCTGCAGTACAACACCGAGATGGACGGAAACGTCGAGACCATCTCGACCATCGACTTCTCGGCGTAA
- the udk gene encoding uridine kinase, whose amino-acid sequence MTYPSFVVGIAGGTGAGKTTVSRLITERVADSVTRIPLDNYYRDLSHLDLGEREEVNYDHPEAFEWDLLRDHLETLLSGGTVEMPQYDFEIHNRKDETLTVEPTDVIVVEGILALYDERINEMLDLRLYVETDADVRILRRIERDVVDRGRGLEGVIDQYLSTVKPMHEQFIEPTKKHADLIIPEGANSMAVRLLEEKLQNEVEGDDGRTWEREELEREIGERTARHAPGPE is encoded by the coding sequence ATGACGTACCCCTCGTTCGTCGTCGGCATCGCCGGGGGGACCGGCGCAGGGAAAACCACCGTCTCGCGGCTGATCACCGAGCGAGTCGCCGACTCGGTGACGCGCATCCCGCTGGACAACTACTACCGCGACCTCTCGCATCTCGACTTGGGAGAGCGAGAGGAGGTGAACTACGACCACCCCGAGGCGTTCGAGTGGGACCTGCTCCGCGACCACCTGGAGACGCTACTGTCGGGCGGAACCGTCGAGATGCCCCAGTACGACTTCGAGATTCACAACCGGAAAGACGAGACGCTCACGGTCGAACCCACAGACGTCATCGTCGTCGAGGGCATCCTCGCCTTGTACGACGAGCGTATCAACGAGATGCTCGACCTCCGTCTGTACGTCGAGACGGACGCCGACGTCCGCATTCTCCGGCGTATCGAACGCGATGTGGTCGACCGCGGCCGCGGCCTCGAAGGCGTCATCGACCAGTACCTCTCGACGGTGAAGCCGATGCACGAGCAGTTCATCGAACCGACGAAGAAACACGCCGACCTGATCATCCCCGAGGGAGCCAACTCGATGGCGGTCAGACTGCTGGAGGAGAAACTGCAAAACGAGGTCGAAGGCGACGACGGGCGGACGTGGGAACGCGAAGAACTCGAACGCGAAATCGGCGAGCGCACGGCGCGACACGCCCCCGGGCCCGAGTAA
- a CDS encoding DUF5785 family protein codes for MSSHDWPHDPDGEQGSEGRRKYGHAVMVKKVDEEEDFPLRAGDYREEFGGHPVRLDADTVVSVEDIFQHIDDDTEFEDIVAFHKAIGKTMRENDLWTYEGADAFTRTRG; via the coding sequence ATGAGTTCCCACGACTGGCCCCACGACCCCGACGGCGAACAGGGAAGCGAGGGTCGCCGAAAGTACGGGCACGCGGTGATGGTCAAGAAGGTCGACGAGGAGGAGGACTTCCCGCTTCGCGCCGGCGACTACCGCGAGGAGTTCGGCGGCCACCCGGTGCGTCTCGACGCGGACACGGTCGTCTCGGTCGAGGACATCTTCCAGCACATCGACGACGACACCGAGTTCGAAGATATCGTCGCGTTCCACAAGGCCATCGGCAAGACGATGCGCGAGAACGACCTCTGGACGTACGAGGGCGCGGACGCGTTCACCCGCACCCGCGGGTAA
- a CDS encoding MFS transporter, protein MAAGRAGTDAYIAPGPTRSRVNRNDRSIVGLTMLAHGMVHTYELSIPIFIPIWLVQFDVVSLGPVEVAVTSATLGLLVTVGYGLFGLGALPGGVLVDRVGSRRLITACLVGMAASFLLLGVAPGLIAVTLAMVVWGVSASVYHPAGLALLSKGVEERGTGFAYHGIAGNLGIGLGPLLTAVLLLFVDWRTVAAVLAVPALLAAAYAARASFDETAAVTAADGGDGADSKASSGIDSFSEFVSESRVLFAGSFALVFLVVMMSGLYYRGVLTFMPELLAGFPGFEPIALASLLPAGLADALGVSASGGRTLSPANYVYSGLLMIGVLGQYAGGKLTDRIPVERGIALSFGLLAVLALLFLPVANLGFVPFLAFGAVLGVALFVVQPFYQATVAEYTPAGTRGLSYGYTYLGVFGVGALGGAVAGAILTFATAGTLFVVLAAFALVAAATGVVLARR, encoded by the coding sequence ATGGCGGCCGGTCGTGCCGGCACCGACGCGTACATTGCGCCGGGACCGACTCGTTCGCGTGTGAACCGTAACGACCGATCTATCGTCGGACTGACGATGCTGGCCCACGGGATGGTCCACACCTACGAACTCTCCATCCCTATCTTCATCCCCATCTGGCTGGTGCAGTTCGACGTCGTCTCGCTGGGCCCGGTCGAGGTGGCCGTCACCTCCGCGACGCTCGGCCTCCTCGTCACCGTTGGCTACGGCCTGTTCGGCCTCGGCGCGTTGCCGGGGGGCGTCCTCGTCGACCGCGTCGGCTCTAGACGGCTCATCACCGCCTGCCTCGTCGGGATGGCCGCTTCCTTCCTCTTGCTCGGCGTCGCGCCCGGACTCATCGCCGTCACGCTGGCGATGGTCGTGTGGGGCGTCTCCGCCTCGGTGTATCACCCCGCAGGCCTCGCACTCCTCTCGAAGGGCGTCGAGGAACGCGGCACCGGCTTCGCGTATCACGGCATCGCGGGCAACCTCGGCATCGGCCTCGGTCCGTTGCTGACGGCTGTCCTGCTTTTGTTCGTCGACTGGCGAACCGTCGCGGCGGTACTCGCGGTGCCGGCGTTGCTCGCGGCCGCCTACGCCGCACGCGCGAGTTTCGACGAGACGGCCGCGGTGACGGCCGCAGACGGCGGCGATGGAGCCGACTCGAAGGCGTCCTCGGGCATCGACTCCTTCTCGGAGTTCGTCTCCGAGTCGCGCGTGCTGTTCGCCGGGAGTTTCGCGCTCGTCTTCCTCGTCGTGATGATGTCTGGGCTGTACTACCGGGGGGTGCTCACGTTTATGCCGGAGTTGCTCGCGGGCTTCCCCGGCTTCGAGCCGATTGCGCTCGCGTCGCTGCTCCCCGCTGGCCTCGCCGATGCGCTCGGCGTCTCCGCCTCCGGTGGACGGACGCTGTCGCCGGCTAACTACGTCTACTCCGGCCTCCTGATGATCGGCGTCCTCGGACAGTACGCCGGCGGTAAACTCACCGACCGCATCCCAGTCGAGCGTGGAATCGCGCTGAGTTTCGGCCTGCTGGCGGTGCTCGCACTCCTGTTCCTCCCGGTTGCGAACCTCGGCTTCGTTCCGTTCCTCGCCTTCGGCGCGGTGCTCGGCGTGGCGCTGTTCGTCGTCCAACCGTTCTATCAGGCGACGGTCGCAGAGTACACGCCCGCGGGGACGCGTGGTCTCTCGTACGGATACACCTACCTCGGCGTCTTCGGCGTCGGCGCACTCGGCGGCGCAGTCGCCGGTGCAATCTTGACGTTCGCGACGGCCGGGACGCTGTTCGTGGTGCTCGCGGCATTTGCGCTCGTCGCCGCGGCGACGGGCGTGGTCCTCGCACGTCGCTGA
- the rqcH gene encoding ribosome rescue protein RqcH, which produces MDPKTEMTSVDLAALVGELSRYEGAKVDKVYLYGDDLVRFKLRDYDRGRVELLVETGDVKRCHVADPAHVPDAPGRPPEFAKTLRSRLAGGEISDVAQYEFDRILTFDFERPDANTTVVAELFGEGNVAVLDETGEVQRSLETVRLKSRTVAPGSQYEYPQSRVNPFDVSYEAFAARMDDSDTDVVRTLATQLNMGGLYAEEFCTRAGVEKTLDIADAGEEQYRAIHDAIERMGERLRSGTLDPRVYLEDGEVVDVTPLPLEERDGLESEAFDDFNAALDTYFHRLDLTEDEEVDDSPDFEAEIAKKQRIIDQQEGAIEKFDEQAEAEREKAEAVYAHYDLVADVLSTIQGAREQGHSWDEIDETFLEGADRGIPEAEAVRGVDGSEATVDIDLDGTVVTLDAKTGPEKNADRLYTEAKRIEEKKEGALAAIENTRKELAAVKKRKEAWQRDDGDDDEEEDDEDDEEPEEVDWLSRASVPVRNRDHWYDRFRWFESSDGFLVIGGRNADQNEELVKNYMEGRDLFCHAQAHGGPVTLIKATDPSEAARDVTIPEQTREEAAQFAVSYSSVWKDGRGAGDAYIVTPDQVSKTPESGEYIEKGGFVIRGERDYYRDMPAEVAVGVQVDPETRVIGGPPSAVEPRAETTVRLTPGQFAQNDAAMKCYRILKQRFTDDTFVRKVASADRIQEFLPPGESDVHEG; this is translated from the coding sequence ATGGACCCCAAAACCGAGATGACGAGCGTCGACCTCGCGGCCCTCGTCGGGGAACTCTCTCGCTACGAGGGCGCGAAGGTGGACAAGGTCTACCTCTACGGCGACGACCTCGTGCGGTTCAAACTCCGCGACTACGACCGCGGCCGCGTCGAACTCCTCGTGGAGACGGGCGACGTGAAGCGGTGTCACGTCGCCGACCCCGCGCACGTCCCCGACGCACCGGGTCGGCCGCCGGAGTTCGCCAAGACGCTTCGATCGCGACTCGCGGGCGGCGAAATCAGTGATGTAGCACAGTACGAGTTCGACCGCATCCTCACGTTCGACTTCGAGCGCCCGGACGCTAACACCACCGTCGTCGCGGAACTGTTCGGTGAGGGCAACGTCGCCGTCCTCGACGAGACGGGTGAGGTCCAGCGAAGCCTCGAAACTGTCCGGCTGAAGTCGCGGACGGTCGCTCCCGGGAGTCAGTACGAGTATCCCCAGTCGCGGGTCAACCCCTTCGACGTCTCCTACGAGGCGTTCGCCGCGCGGATGGACGACTCCGACACCGACGTGGTTCGGACGCTGGCGACCCAACTCAATATGGGTGGTCTCTACGCCGAGGAGTTCTGTACCCGCGCGGGCGTCGAGAAGACGCTCGACATCGCCGACGCCGGCGAGGAGCAGTACCGCGCCATCCACGACGCCATCGAGCGGATGGGCGAGCGCCTGCGTTCGGGCACCCTCGACCCGCGCGTGTACCTGGAAGACGGTGAGGTGGTCGACGTGACGCCGCTCCCTCTGGAAGAGCGTGACGGCCTCGAATCCGAGGCGTTTGACGACTTCAACGCCGCACTGGACACGTACTTCCACCGACTCGATTTGACCGAAGACGAGGAGGTCGACGACTCGCCCGACTTCGAGGCCGAGATAGCCAAGAAACAGCGCATCATCGACCAACAGGAGGGAGCAATCGAGAAATTCGATGAACAGGCAGAGGCCGAACGCGAGAAGGCCGAAGCCGTCTACGCCCACTACGACCTCGTCGCGGACGTCCTCTCGACGATTCAGGGGGCGCGCGAACAGGGCCACTCGTGGGACGAGATCGACGAGACGTTCCTCGAAGGCGCGGACCGCGGCATCCCCGAGGCCGAGGCCGTCCGCGGCGTCGACGGCTCCGAGGCGACCGTCGACATCGACCTCGACGGCACGGTCGTCACCCTCGACGCGAAGACGGGCCCGGAGAAGAACGCCGACCGCCTCTACACCGAGGCCAAGCGCATCGAGGAGAAGAAGGAGGGTGCGCTGGCGGCCATCGAGAACACCCGCAAGGAACTGGCGGCGGTGAAGAAACGCAAGGAAGCGTGGCAGCGTGACGACGGCGACGACGACGAGGAGGAAGACGACGAGGACGACGAAGAACCAGAAGAGGTCGACTGGCTCTCGCGGGCGTCGGTCCCCGTTCGCAACCGCGACCACTGGTACGACCGGTTCCGCTGGTTCGAGTCGAGCGACGGTTTCCTCGTCATCGGCGGGCGCAACGCCGACCAGAACGAGGAACTCGTGAAGAACTACATGGAGGGCCGAGACCTGTTCTGTCACGCACAGGCGCACGGCGGCCCGGTGACGCTGATCAAAGCCACCGATCCGTCGGAGGCCGCCCGCGACGTGACCATCCCCGAACAGACGCGCGAAGAGGCCGCACAGTTTGCCGTCTCCTACTCGTCGGTGTGGAAAGACGGCCGCGGTGCGGGTGACGCGTACATCGTCACGCCCGATCAGGTGTCGAAGACACCCGAATCCGGCGAGTACATCGAGAAGGGTGGGTTCGTCATCCGGGGCGAACGCGACTACTACCGCGATATGCCCGCGGAGGTGGCCGTCGGCGTGCAGGTCGACCCCGAGACGCGCGTCATCGGCGGGCCGCCGTCGGCGGTCGAACCCCGTGCGGAGACGACCGTCCGACTCACCCCCGGTCAGTTCGCACAGAACGACGCGGCGATGAAGTGCTACCGCATCCTGAAACAGCGGTTCACGGACGACACGTTCGTCCGAAAGGTTGCGTCTGCAGACCGCATTCAGGAGTTCCTCCCGCCGGGAGAGAGCGACGTACACGAGGGATAA
- a CDS encoding DUF4013 domain-containing protein translates to MIKQAFRFPFGDDRGAAAEVLLVGGGLHLLSVFVPLVPLVPVVGYLVRVLGDAGDASDPGRLPSFRAPLRLLRDGLVASLLVVAFLLVPVVVLLVTFVGALQGNAGGAGVDPTTPLGYGVTLVGGTVTLLLAIAAVYPLPAVLSAYARSEADAGTVARVKAALSLGRLRRTVSTGRYFYGWVIGAVLLLIGLSMAGAGSRPLRVIGFFSLFYLEVAAAASWSRGIGGNG, encoded by the coding sequence GTGATCAAGCAGGCGTTCCGCTTCCCGTTCGGTGACGACCGCGGTGCGGCCGCCGAGGTGCTCCTCGTCGGCGGCGGCCTCCACCTCCTGTCGGTGTTCGTTCCGCTGGTGCCGCTCGTTCCGGTCGTCGGCTATCTCGTCAGAGTCCTCGGTGACGCGGGCGACGCCAGCGACCCTGGACGCCTGCCGTCGTTTCGTGCGCCGTTGCGACTCCTCCGCGACGGCCTCGTGGCGAGTCTGCTCGTCGTGGCGTTCCTGCTCGTTCCCGTCGTAGTCCTCCTCGTCACGTTCGTCGGGGCGCTCCAGGGCAACGCGGGCGGTGCCGGCGTCGACCCGACGACGCCGCTCGGCTACGGCGTCACGCTCGTCGGTGGAACCGTCACGCTCCTCCTCGCGATTGCGGCCGTCTACCCGCTTCCGGCAGTCCTCTCGGCGTACGCACGCTCGGAGGCCGACGCGGGAACGGTCGCCCGCGTCAAAGCGGCGCTGTCGCTCGGGCGACTTCGTCGCACCGTCTCGACCGGGCGGTACTTCTACGGGTGGGTCATTGGCGCGGTGTTGCTCCTCATCGGCCTCTCGATGGCCGGGGCGGGGAGTCGGCCACTTCGGGTGATCGGGTTCTTCTCGCTGTTTTATCTGGAGGTCGCGGCCGCCGCGTCGTGGAGTCGTGGGATCGGTGGAAACGGTTAA
- a CDS encoding DUF4013 domain-containing protein, with amino-acid sequence MLEDALKYPLNSEDRVATLIIGGLLLVFSFLLIPAFILQGYLLRVLGSAAAGDEAAPSFTDWGGLLVDGLKLLVVSLVYGLAIAIPFIIASVVIGLGGLTGSDAGVAAFGIVGILLFLLATLVAIVIGYFLPAALTNFAVEGEMSAAFDFGAIREASFSSKYLVGVLLGVVLGIVIQSVATPFVFLLVGIPALFYGQVVTYYCFARGFADATNLGTSRTTSPTESTPAESL; translated from the coding sequence ATGCTAGAAGACGCACTCAAGTACCCACTCAACAGCGAAGACCGCGTCGCGACCCTGATCATCGGCGGTCTGCTGTTGGTGTTCAGTTTCCTCCTCATCCCGGCGTTCATCCTCCAGGGCTACCTCCTCCGCGTCCTCGGGTCCGCCGCCGCCGGCGACGAGGCCGCGCCGTCGTTCACCGACTGGGGCGGACTCCTCGTCGACGGTCTCAAACTCCTCGTCGTCAGTCTCGTGTACGGTCTCGCCATCGCGATTCCGTTCATTATTGCCAGCGTCGTCATCGGTCTTGGCGGCCTCACCGGGAGCGACGCCGGCGTAGCGGCGTTCGGCATCGTGGGCATCCTCCTGTTCTTGCTCGCGACGCTGGTCGCCATCGTAATCGGCTACTTCCTCCCGGCCGCGCTGACCAACTTCGCGGTGGAAGGCGAGATGAGCGCGGCGTTCGACTTCGGCGCGATCCGTGAGGCGTCGTTCTCCTCGAAGTACCTCGTCGGCGTGTTGCTCGGCGTTGTCCTCGGCATCGTGATCCAGTCGGTCGCGACGCCGTTCGTGTTCCTGTTGGTTGGTATTCCGGCGCTGTTCTACGGACAGGTCGTCACGTACTACTGCTTCGCCCGTGGCTTCGCGGACGCGACGAATCTTGGGACCTCGCGGACAACCTCTCCGACGGAGTCGACGCCGGCCGAGAGCCTGTAA